Genomic window (Prevotella melaninogenica ATCC 25845):
GGGAGTAGTGAAGCAAATGCTGCAATAGGATTGGGCTTCTCAACAGAGTTTGTTGTAGCGCGGTCAATACGTGTAATAGCACCTAAACGAGCCTTGACATTGCGATAGCATGGTGTCTTACCACTCCATGGGCTACCATATATCCATGTTTCTCCATCAATGATTCTCACGATAGGATTGTCATCGTTCATGAGGTCACTGCCTGGAATATAGCGTAGCCACATACTAACCTGGGTTGACTTACCTGTTCCGCTCTTGGCAATGAAGGCATAGCCATAGCCATTGTTACGAACAAGAGATGCGTGAATCAGCAAGGTTTTCTTATGTGCACCAGCAAAGGCAAAGATAAGCATCAATGCATTATTAAGTCCAAATGTGCGCATATTCTTGTTGCCATTGAGTGCACAACGACAGTCAGAGAAGTCTTTATTACTCTGTAGCAGACAACAATCAGAGCCATTAATGTCCTTGATAATATACTGATAGCTACCATCATCAACCCGATCCACAATGGTATCACCATTTCCTGTATCGAAAGCACGGATACGTTGTCTTTTTTCCTTTGGAACAGGTCGAAGCGTATCGTCAACCGTTAAGCGGAAAAAGACATTCTCTGAAATCTCTTTGATTCTGAAAGGTTCAAACGAACTTAGCAAGTGCATTCCGTTGACATCAGTCTCACGGAATATAATCTGTATATCAAAGTCAGCTATTCTGAAGTTATTTATTTCCATCTTTATAGGCTCTGCTTACTTTGACTTTGTGGTTTTAGTATTCACTTGTGTCTCTTCGTTTGGAGTATAGTTGTCTGGTGTTATAGTCTTATAGCTGAACTCTGCATCAGAGATAGACTTAACTATATATTTCTTCTTTCCCTTTTCGTATTTATTTTTCAAAGCTGTGAACTGTTTCATAGCTTTATTCTCATTCTCAGCATACATCGTAACGCAAGTTGGATAGCTTACCAAACCATTGTTCTGAAGGTAATAACGGAGTTGATATGAGTAGTCTTCACGATTAGCAAGGAACTTAGTACGGTCGTTTACAAGGTAGGCATCCACCTTCTGAATATTGGTCATATAAACCGTTGAATCATTAAAAGAGGCTGCAAAACCAAACATATATACCTTTGTAGGCTTGTATCCTTTTGCGTTACTACTATTTACCCATCCCAGCAGGAGTACTGCTATGATTAATACCTGACGTAATTTCATCTTAAATTAATATCTTACAATGTTAATGTTATTGTCCTAAATAAGCCTTCAAAACCTTGCTATTGGATAGTTGGCGTAGGCGTCTTATTGCTTTTTCTTTAATCTGTCTTACCCGTTCACGTGTGAGATTATATTTACTTCCTATCTCTTCCAATGTCATTTCACGTTGGTTAATTCCAAAGTAAGCCTCTATAACCACCTTCTCTCTATCCTCAAGAATCTGTAAAGCTCTTCCAATTTCTTCCCGTAGACTCTCTTCAACCAACTCTTTATCAGTTGATGGTGTGTTATCATTAGGAATAACGTCAAGTAAGCTACTTTGCTCGTCGTCATAGAATGGAGCATCTACCGAGACATGACGTGAATTAACTTTCATTGCATCAACAATCTTGTCTTCTGGTATATCAGTGTTCTGTGCTATCTCATCAATACTCGGGCGGCGTTCGTTCTCTTGTTCAAACTGTGTCAATATCTTATTGATTTTATTGACAGAGCTTACTTGATTTAGTGGTAATCTGATGATACGACTTTGTTCTGCTATTGCTTGCAAGATGCTTTGTCTTATCCACCATACAGCGTATGAGATAAACTTAAAGCCGCGTGTTTCATCAAACTTCTCTGCTGCTTTGATTAATCCTACATTACCTTCGTTAATAAGATCGGGCAGAGAAAGCCCCTGATTTTGATATTGCTTTGCAACTGAGACAACGAAGCGCAGGTTAGCTTTCGTCAGACGTTCTAAAGCTTTTCGATCACCATTTCGAATCTTTTGAGCAAGCTCAACTTCTTCTTCGATACTGATCATTTCTTCGTGACCGATTTCCTGCAGATACTTATCAAGAGAAGCACTCTCTCGATTCGTAATCGATTTTGTGATTTTCAATTGTCTCATGTGCTTAGCATTATTTTAAGTGATGGCAAATTTACACAAATTCAATGAGTTAAACAAATAAAAAAGTAAAAAACTCACATAAGAATCTATAATGATTTTGTGTTGTGTATTAGGTTTTTGGTCTTTTAACGGTTTCTTGTTGACTGATAGGAGTTTTATTGGTTGATAATGGTTGCATATTCTCGTCATGTTCATACAACGTTTTTTAGTGCGATAAGAGGTGGTTAGATTTGGATTCTTGGTGGTTATTATGTTGCGTTTATAGGGTAAGAAGAGGGTTCTTACGTTAAACACATAGATTGTTAATAGAATAATATTAATTTACTTGCATGGTATGACTACCCCCAATTAGATGGTTTTATAAAGGCGGAAAGACTACATGATAAATGTCATTAGGTCTGATGTCTATCTGTATTCTACAAACAATTTATTCCCTTACTTGTTGAAGTTTGTAAACTATTTTCGGATGACTCGAAACCAATATATGCCCATTTGGCTTCTTAAAGACGCCTAATTGACTTGCAAAAGATGCCCTTTAAGACCCTTACTAACGCCCTTTTGAAGTCCTATTAAGTACCTTTTGATTTACTGATTTATAACTGGTTGATATACTGTTGGTTATAAAGTCACTTTTTATATGTGTTTTTGCCGTTGTTTATAGATGCTTCACTTGGTATTATGTAATGATTTTTCAAGGTGTTGCCTATCAAAAAGTAATCCCCCATTCTTGTATCTAAAACCAAGAATGGGGGAATTCTTATTTTGCCAGATTTTCAGCTGAAAGTTATCTGTCGTTAATCAGCAAGAGGAATAGCGAAGTAAGCCTTCTTACCAGTTTGGTAAATACCCTGAACGTAGAGAACTGGGTCCTTGCTGGTAGATGCCTTCTTAACAATATTCTGCAAGTCGTCAATGTTCTTCACCATGGTCTCGTTTACATTCTGAATGATGAAGCCACGATTGATTCCAGCAGACTTCAATGCACCATTGTTAACCTTCAGTACTTCAAGACCATAGTTGATATTCAACTGCTTTTTAAGGGCATCCTGTACTGGGCGGAACTGACCACCAAGAACGTCGATATCAGCCTGCTCGATTACCTTTGTCGTACCCTGTGCATTCTTCAGTGTGATAGTCTTTGAGATTTCTTTCTTATTGCGGATGAAAGTAACGGTTGCCTTATCGCCAGGACGCTTGCTGTTGAGTGCCTGCTGAAGCTCAGACATACGTGTCACCTTCTGTCCGTCAAACTTAGTGATAACATCACCCTTTGCCAAACCTAAGGCTGCACCATTTCCTTCTTCTGAAACCTCACTAACGTAAACACCAGCATTTGTACCAAGGTCAACGTTCTTGCCTTCTTCTTTCTGAGCGTTGATGAAGTTCAGTACGTCACCACCTTGAATGCCGAGCATTACACGTTGTACACTACCATACTTCTTGATATCATCAACAACCTTATTCATTATTGATGTTGGGATAGCAAAACCGTAACCACTATATGCACCTGTCTGTGAGTAGAGCATAGCGTTGATACCTACTAACTCACCCTGAGTGTTAACCAATGCACCACCAGAGTTACCCTGGTTGATGGCTGCGTCAGTCTGGATAAAGCTCTCAATACCATTGCGAGTAGCACCCAAACCACGTGACTTAGCACTTACGATACCAGCCGTTACAGTATTGTTGAGGTTGTAAGGGTTACCTACTGCAATTACCCATTCTCCAACTTTCAGCTTGTCTGAGTCGCCAATAGGAAGGGTAGGGAGATTCGTTGCGTTTACCTTTAGCAGTGCGAGGTCAGTCTGCTTGTCAGTGCCAACGATGCGAGCAGAGAACTCACGGTTGTCATTCAGTGTGACTGTCAATTCGTCAGCACCCTCAACAACGTGATTATTCGTTACGATATAACCATCAGGTGAGATGATAACACCGCTACCTGTAGCCTCCTTCTTAGGAGTCTGAACCTGCTGACGGCGTGAACCATTACCTTGGTTAGGATTTCCAAAGAAACCAAATGGGTCAAAGAAACCACCAAATGGGTCATCTTGAACCTCAACGGTTTGTGTCTTAGAATTCTGTACATACTTAATGTGAACGACAGCTGGAAGAGCTTTCTCAGATGCGTATGTGAGGTCAACTGGCTGACCAGGAGCTACAACTGGGGCTTCTGCAGCATACACTTTG
Coding sequences:
- a CDS encoding RNA polymerase sigma factor RpoD/SigA → MRQLKITKSITNRESASLDKYLQEIGHEEMISIEEEVELAQKIRNGDRKALERLTKANLRFVVSVAKQYQNQGLSLPDLINEGNVGLIKAAEKFDETRGFKFISYAVWWIRQSILQAIAEQSRIIRLPLNQVSSVNKINKILTQFEQENERRPSIDEIAQNTDIPEDKIVDAMKVNSRHVSVDAPFYDDEQSSLLDVIPNDNTPSTDKELVEESLREEIGRALQILEDREKVVIEAYFGINQREMTLEEIGSKYNLTRERVRQIKEKAIRRLRQLSNSKVLKAYLGQ
- a CDS encoding trypsin-like peptidase domain-containing protein gives rise to the protein MKNLSKYLAGAACVTALAFSTGAFIKVYAAEAPVVAPGQPVDLTYASEKALPAVVHIKYVQNSKTQTVEVQDDPFGGFFDPFGFFGNPNQGNGSRRQQVQTPKKEATGSGVIISPDGYIVTNNHVVEGADELTVTLNDNREFSARIVGTDKQTDLALLKVNATNLPTLPIGDSDKLKVGEWVIAVGNPYNLNNTVTAGIVSAKSRGLGATRNGIESFIQTDAAINQGNSGGALVNTQGELVGINAMLYSQTGAYSGYGFAIPTSIMNKVVDDIKKYGSVQRVMLGIQGGDVLNFINAQKEEGKNVDLGTNAGVYVSEVSEEGNGAALGLAKGDVITKFDGQKVTRMSELQQALNSKRPGDKATVTFIRNKKEISKTITLKNAQGTTKVIEQADIDVLGGQFRPVQDALKKQLNINYGLEVLKVNNGALKSAGINRGFIIQNVNETMVKNIDDLQNIVKKASTSKDPVLYVQGIYQTGKKAYFAIPLAD